A genomic window from Klebsiella quasipneumoniae subsp. quasipneumoniae includes:
- a CDS encoding LysR family transcriptional regulator — MHHDASLNIRQLQVFEAVARLESYSRAQQELGISVSAISNAMSQLEGQLGFTLCQRGRGGFSLTEKGQQFLQQAIRVLSELNELERQSALLKGEHSGTLCISTLDSIETETALSLPVVLRSFSDKFPHVHIKLIIRTPAEQLNGVLNNHIDLAIGSYNSQVHNIISEPLYREQHWLYCSDLHPMFFSRQLDKEQISQCPLVTRSYWNTSDLRRRGFSKGSATVETVDAQLLLILSGKYIGYLPEHYAWPWIKENRLRVLLPNEFGFQSPFSAICKRGRSNEPYLKAFRDLLKKNTVARPKWNY; from the coding sequence ATGCATCACGACGCCAGCCTCAATATTCGTCAGCTGCAGGTTTTCGAGGCGGTGGCCCGCCTGGAGAGCTACAGCCGGGCCCAGCAGGAGCTGGGCATTTCGGTCTCCGCTATCAGCAATGCGATGTCGCAACTGGAGGGGCAGCTCGGCTTCACCCTCTGTCAGCGTGGGCGCGGCGGCTTTTCCTTAACGGAAAAAGGACAGCAGTTTTTACAGCAGGCGATCCGCGTGCTGAGCGAACTCAATGAGCTGGAGCGGCAGTCGGCCCTGCTCAAAGGGGAGCACAGCGGCACCCTGTGCATTTCGACGCTCGACTCCATCGAGACCGAAACGGCGCTCTCGCTGCCGGTGGTCTTGCGCAGCTTCAGCGACAAATTTCCCCATGTGCATATCAAACTGATTATTCGCACCCCGGCGGAGCAACTGAACGGGGTGCTGAACAACCATATCGACCTGGCAATCGGCAGCTACAACTCGCAGGTGCATAACATCATCAGCGAGCCGCTGTATCGCGAGCAGCACTGGCTCTATTGCAGCGATCTGCACCCGATGTTCTTCAGCCGCCAGCTCGATAAAGAGCAGATCAGCCAGTGTCCGCTGGTGACCCGCAGCTACTGGAACACCAGCGATCTCCGCCGCCGGGGCTTCAGCAAAGGCAGCGCCACCGTTGAGACCGTCGACGCCCAGCTGCTGCTGATCCTCTCGGGGAAATATATTGGCTATCTGCCGGAGCATTACGCCTGGCCGTGGATCAAAGAGAACCGCCTGCGGGTGCTGTTGCCCAACGAGTTTGGCTTTCAGTCGCCGTTCTCGGCCATCTGTAAGCGCGGGCGCAGTAATGAACCCTATCTGAAAGCGTTCCGCGATCTGCTGAAGAAAAACACGGTGGCGCGGCCGAAGTGGAATTATTAA
- the speB gene encoding agmatinase translates to MDNLFHQPQGGNEMPRFAGRATMMRLPFIEDLQGLDAAFVGIPLDIGTSQRSGTRYGPRYIRAESVMIRPYNMATGAAPFDSLSVADIGDVPINTYSLLKSVQIIEDYYTGLNSYPLIPLTLGGDHTITLPILRALTKKHGPVGLIHVDAHTDTNDEMFGEKIAHGTTFRRAVEEGLLDLKRVVQIGQRAQGYAAGDFQWGVDQGFRLVQAEQCWHTSLAPLMAEVRQQMGDGPVYLSFDIDSLDPIWAPGTGTPEVGGLTSIQALEIVRGCRGLNLIGADLVEVSPPYDVSGNTSQLAANLLYEMLCVLPGVKYA, encoded by the coding sequence ATGGATAACCTCTTTCACCAACCGCAGGGTGGCAATGAGATGCCACGCTTCGCCGGCCGCGCCACGATGATGCGCCTGCCGTTTATCGAAGATTTACAGGGACTTGATGCGGCATTTGTCGGCATTCCGCTGGATATCGGCACCTCGCAGCGCTCAGGCACGCGCTACGGACCGCGCTATATTCGCGCCGAATCGGTGATGATCCGTCCGTACAATATGGCGACCGGCGCCGCGCCGTTCGACTCGCTGTCGGTAGCCGACATCGGCGATGTGCCGATCAATACCTACAGTTTGCTCAAATCGGTGCAAATTATTGAAGATTACTACACCGGTTTGAATAGTTATCCGCTGATCCCCCTCACCCTCGGCGGGGACCACACCATTACCCTGCCCATCCTGCGGGCGCTGACCAAAAAACATGGGCCGGTGGGGCTCATCCACGTCGACGCCCATACCGACACCAATGATGAGATGTTCGGTGAGAAAATCGCCCACGGCACCACCTTCCGCCGCGCCGTTGAGGAGGGACTACTCGACCTCAAGCGGGTGGTGCAGATTGGCCAGCGCGCCCAGGGCTATGCCGCCGGGGACTTCCAGTGGGGCGTCGACCAGGGCTTTCGCCTGGTGCAGGCGGAGCAGTGCTGGCATACCTCGCTGGCGCCGCTGATGGCCGAAGTCCGCCAGCAGATGGGCGACGGGCCGGTGTATCTCAGCTTTGATATCGACAGCCTCGATCCTATCTGGGCCCCGGGAACCGGGACGCCGGAAGTCGGCGGCCTGACCTCCATTCAGGCGCTGGAGATCGTCCGCGGCTGCCGCGGCCTGAACCTGATTGGCGCCGATCTGGTTGAAGTCTCGCCCCCCTATGACGTGAGCGGTAATACCTCCCAGCTGGCGGCCAACCTGCTGTACGAGATGCTCTGCGTCCTGCCCGGCGTGAAGTACGCCTGA
- a CDS encoding alpha/beta hydrolase family protein, which yields MFRYFPKNYVWNLSVDLSIEMGARIGEIEEMCAPLLAASEHPDAEGTRAFRETWSRMADKLCALAGEDEARGRRLSAGEKYLRAANYYLTCERLQAHGAPDRDALYRRFLDVFAAGLHHTHANCQRVTIPYEGKTLSALYVRAEGATGRAPLLVQVNGLDSTKEMKYLVGLPQWLARRGVSSLVVDQPGTGEALRLHGMQARYDSEHWASRIVDWLEQHPEVDAGRIGMEGVSLGGYYCPRAVAFEPRFACGVVWGANHDWREVQQRRREREGDFPVPHYWQHVRWVWGGEDIDAFMRIAENVHLDGILDRIRVPFLVTHGEKDSQIPVKWAQRTYDQLVNSPRRELKIFTDREGGVQHSSFDNSINAGHYIADWVAEALGGRVA from the coding sequence ATGTTTCGCTATTTCCCTAAAAACTATGTCTGGAACCTGTCGGTGGATCTCTCCATCGAGATGGGCGCCCGCATCGGTGAGATCGAAGAGATGTGCGCGCCGCTATTGGCCGCGTCCGAGCATCCCGACGCCGAAGGCACCCGCGCGTTCCGGGAAACCTGGTCCCGCATGGCCGATAAATTATGCGCGCTGGCCGGCGAAGATGAGGCGCGGGGGCGGCGGCTGTCGGCAGGAGAGAAATATCTTCGGGCGGCCAACTATTACCTGACCTGCGAGCGCCTGCAGGCGCATGGCGCGCCGGACCGCGATGCGCTGTACCGCCGCTTTCTCGATGTCTTTGCCGCCGGGCTGCACCATACCCATGCCAACTGTCAGCGGGTGACTATTCCCTACGAGGGCAAAACCCTGTCGGCGCTTTACGTCCGCGCTGAAGGGGCGACCGGCCGCGCGCCGCTGCTGGTGCAGGTCAACGGTCTCGACTCCACCAAAGAGATGAAATATCTGGTGGGGCTGCCGCAGTGGCTGGCGCGGCGCGGGGTCTCCTCGCTGGTGGTCGACCAGCCGGGAACCGGCGAAGCACTGCGTCTTCACGGCATGCAGGCCCGCTATGACAGCGAGCACTGGGCCAGCCGGATCGTTGACTGGTTGGAACAGCACCCGGAGGTGGATGCCGGGCGCATCGGCATGGAAGGGGTCTCGCTGGGCGGCTATTACTGCCCGCGGGCGGTGGCGTTTGAGCCGCGCTTCGCCTGCGGCGTGGTGTGGGGCGCCAATCACGACTGGCGGGAGGTACAGCAGCGCCGCCGCGAACGCGAAGGCGATTTTCCGGTACCGCACTACTGGCAGCATGTGCGCTGGGTGTGGGGGGGCGAGGATATCGACGCTTTTATGCGCATCGCGGAGAACGTCCATCTCGACGGCATTCTCGACCGCATACGGGTGCCTTTCCTCGTCACCCATGGTGAAAAGGACTCGCAGATCCCGGTGAAATGGGCGCAGCGCACCTACGACCAGCTGGTGAACAGCCCGCGCCGCGAGCTGAAAATTTTTACTGACCGCGAGGGCGGTGTGCAGCACTCCAGCTTCGACAACTCGATTAACGCCGGGCACTACATCGCTGACTGGGTGGCGGAAGCCCTCGGCGGCCGGGTGGCCTGA
- a CDS encoding sugar phosphate isomerase/epimerase family protein, with translation MELKCFRTLWGVTTPWPQTLDELQRVGCCGIEARVPLTAEERRQLADRLQASGLEYIAILFSGGGVLPAQHETPEQHLARLRIRFAEASGLNPRFVNLLAGNDRWPLAQQVDFLGKAHELAAGFGLTCSFETHRATSLYSPWLTLEIIQQLPQLRFTADISHWVVVSERLLDDPCDDFSAFIDRVHHVQARVGYDQGPQVPHPAAPEYQPALAFAERFWEQIWHSQRRRGYPQTTLTPEFGADGYLHHLPFTNVPVADLWSLNAWMAARQQPHFQQFLTLTEQEPQP, from the coding sequence ATGGAGCTGAAATGCTTTCGCACCCTCTGGGGAGTGACGACCCCCTGGCCGCAAACGCTGGATGAACTGCAGCGCGTCGGCTGCTGCGGTATCGAAGCCCGCGTCCCGTTAACGGCGGAGGAGCGGCGGCAGCTCGCCGACCGCCTGCAGGCGTCGGGGCTAGAGTATATCGCCATTCTCTTCAGCGGCGGCGGGGTGCTCCCCGCTCAGCATGAAACGCCGGAGCAGCATCTGGCGCGCCTGCGGATCCGCTTCGCCGAGGCCAGCGGCCTCAACCCGCGCTTTGTCAATCTGCTGGCGGGCAACGATCGCTGGCCGCTGGCGCAGCAGGTCGATTTTCTCGGCAAGGCGCACGAGCTGGCCGCCGGGTTTGGGTTGACCTGCAGCTTTGAAACCCATCGCGCCACCTCGCTGTACAGCCCGTGGCTCACCCTGGAGATCATTCAGCAGCTCCCCCAGCTGCGCTTTACCGCCGACATCAGCCACTGGGTGGTGGTCAGCGAGCGCCTGCTGGATGACCCCTGCGATGACTTCAGCGCCTTTATCGACCGCGTGCATCACGTGCAGGCCCGGGTGGGCTACGACCAGGGGCCGCAGGTGCCGCACCCGGCGGCGCCGGAGTATCAGCCGGCGCTGGCCTTTGCCGAGCGCTTCTGGGAGCAAATCTGGCATTCGCAGCGCCGGCGCGGCTACCCGCAGACCACCCTGACGCCGGAGTTTGGCGCCGACGGCTATCTGCACCATCTGCCGTTCACCAACGTTCCGGTGGCCGACCTCTGGTCGCTCAACGCCTGGATGGCCGCGCGCCAGCAGCCCCACTTTCAGCAGTTTTTAACGCTCACTGAACAGGAACCGCAGCCATGA
- a CDS encoding cyclase family protein produces the protein MINLLQGRRLIDLSVTLDNNPWTDPPPLLPNIEYQDHQQGWPEMAAMFPGLEKTQMPGEEAWASERLTVTPHNGTHMDAPWHYSSTTNGGEPAFGIDELPLEWCLRPGVRLDFRHVADGAILQPEDLQRELARIDYRLSPLDIVLINTAAGARYGQPDYLQRGCGIGRAATLWLLEQGVRVVGTDAWSWDAPFHFTRERFQASGDAGLIWEGHKAGREIAYGQMEKLSNLEQLPDHGFWVSCFPYKIRRGSAGFIRAVAIVDA, from the coding sequence ATGATCAATCTTTTACAGGGGCGTCGGCTGATCGACCTCTCCGTCACCCTGGATAACAATCCCTGGACCGACCCGCCGCCGCTGCTGCCGAACATTGAGTATCAGGATCATCAGCAGGGATGGCCGGAAATGGCGGCGATGTTTCCGGGACTGGAAAAAACGCAGATGCCGGGAGAGGAGGCCTGGGCCTCGGAGCGCCTGACCGTGACGCCGCACAATGGCACCCATATGGATGCTCCATGGCACTATAGCTCAACCACCAACGGCGGCGAACCGGCGTTTGGCATCGATGAGCTGCCGCTGGAGTGGTGCCTGCGCCCCGGCGTCCGGCTGGATTTTCGCCATGTCGCCGACGGGGCGATCCTGCAGCCGGAGGATCTGCAGCGCGAGCTGGCGCGGATCGATTATCGCCTGTCGCCGCTGGATATTGTGTTAATCAATACCGCCGCCGGCGCCCGCTACGGCCAGCCGGATTATCTGCAGCGCGGCTGCGGCATTGGCCGGGCGGCAACGCTGTGGCTGCTGGAGCAGGGGGTACGGGTGGTCGGCACCGACGCCTGGAGCTGGGATGCGCCCTTCCACTTTACCCGCGAACGCTTTCAGGCCAGCGGCGACGCCGGGCTGATCTGGGAAGGACATAAAGCCGGCAGGGAGATCGCCTATGGGCAAATGGAGAAGTTGAGCAACCTGGAACAGCTTCCCGACCACGGCTTCTGGGTGAGCTGTTTTCCCTACAAGATCCGCCGCGGCTCGGCCGGTTTTATCCGCGCGGTGGCGATTGTCGACGCCTGA
- a CDS encoding Rieske (2Fe-2S) protein, which produces MVRLCRADILAEGQARGFDPTGSGQATVIACRYQGMLYLWRNRCPHLDTPMNWRQDAFFNARGDRLVCFAHGAIFMPDSGLCVQGACVGQRLSPLAGDVDADGWLCLLEEAGHETGNTR; this is translated from the coding sequence ATGGTTCGCCTGTGCCGTGCCGACATCCTGGCCGAGGGCCAGGCGCGGGGATTTGACCCTACGGGCAGCGGGCAGGCGACGGTGATTGCCTGCCGCTATCAGGGAATGCTCTATCTGTGGCGTAACCGCTGTCCGCATCTGGATACCCCGATGAACTGGCGGCAGGACGCTTTTTTCAACGCCCGGGGCGACCGGCTGGTCTGCTTCGCCCACGGGGCGATTTTTATGCCGGACAGCGGCCTCTGCGTGCAGGGCGCCTGCGTAGGCCAACGTCTGAGTCCGCTGGCTGGCGATGTGGACGCCGACGGCTGGCTCTGTCTGCTGGAGGAGGCAGGTCATGAAACTGGCAACACGAGATAA
- a CDS encoding isopenicillin N synthase family dioxygenase, translating to MTAVKHAFTELPTIDIRDLAGDDLARRQAVADAIGRAALEVGFFYITGHGIDPALIAGVREAAKQIFALPMAEKMNYYIGRSKSHKGYVPEGEEIYGAGKPDHKEAFDIGFQAADDHPLVLAGTPLIGANEWPDLPDFRARVLAYYDAVFALGHRLFDAFALALGLPEGYFKPMVTCPPAKLRLIHYPFDASVEDVPGIGAHTDYECFTLLLADQPGLEVLNEESVWIDAPPVTNAAGEEAFVINIGDMLEVLSAGTFVATAHRVRKVPQERYSFPLFFACDYHTLIRPLPTFLAAGEASEYQELSIGEHMWSQALQTYRYLREKVNRGELQLPARARGTHTFGHLKKQAQQKKP from the coding sequence ATGACCGCCGTGAAGCACGCTTTTACTGAACTCCCGACCATCGATATCCGCGATCTGGCCGGCGACGATCTCGCCAGGCGCCAGGCGGTGGCCGACGCCATCGGCCGCGCGGCGCTCGAGGTGGGCTTTTTCTACATCACCGGCCACGGCATCGACCCGGCGCTGATCGCCGGCGTCCGCGAGGCGGCGAAGCAGATCTTCGCCCTGCCGATGGCGGAGAAGATGAACTATTACATCGGCCGCTCCAAAAGCCATAAGGGCTACGTCCCGGAAGGAGAAGAGATCTACGGCGCCGGCAAGCCGGACCATAAAGAGGCCTTCGATATTGGCTTCCAGGCGGCGGACGACCATCCGCTGGTGCTCGCCGGTACGCCGCTGATCGGCGCCAACGAGTGGCCCGACCTGCCGGATTTCCGCGCGCGGGTGCTGGCCTACTACGACGCGGTCTTCGCCCTCGGCCACCGCCTGTTCGACGCTTTCGCCCTCGCGCTCGGTCTGCCGGAAGGGTATTTCAAACCGATGGTGACCTGCCCGCCGGCCAAGCTGCGGCTCATCCATTACCCGTTCGACGCCAGCGTCGAAGATGTTCCCGGAATTGGTGCACACACCGACTATGAGTGCTTCACCCTGCTGCTCGCCGACCAGCCCGGGCTTGAAGTCCTCAATGAAGAAAGCGTGTGGATCGACGCGCCTCCCGTCACGAACGCCGCCGGAGAAGAGGCGTTCGTGATCAATATCGGCGACATGCTGGAAGTGCTCAGCGCTGGCACATTTGTTGCTACAGCCCACCGGGTGCGCAAAGTGCCGCAGGAGCGGTACTCCTTCCCGCTGTTTTTCGCCTGCGATTACCACACGCTGATCCGCCCGCTGCCGACCTTTCTCGCCGCCGGCGAAGCCAGCGAATATCAGGAGCTGAGCATCGGCGAGCATATGTGGAGCCAGGCGCTGCAAACCTATCGCTATCTGCGCGAGAAGGTCAATCGCGGCGAGCTCCAGCTGCCGGCGCGCGCGCGCGGCACCCATACCTTTGGCCATCTGAAAAAACAGGCACAGCAAAAAAAACCCTAA
- a CDS encoding VOC family protein, which translates to MNILGPDYLVFGVDDLAGCRQFLLDYGLREQENGFFSALDGTGVLLRERDDPSLPAALPSGSQLRETVYGVADSATLEAIAETLRRDREVKLGADGVLRCVDDAGFALGFRVSQRQPLQREGEKINAPGDRAGRPVNQTGASADMAAEPRSLSHVVYFVPDAARAEAFYQRLGFVCTDRFTHVGPFLRPAGTQDHHTLFLIQAPPFMTGIEHFTFHLGGPTELMMAGSRFQQKGYQTFWGPGRHQLGSNWFWYFNSPLGCHIEYDADMDQHDDHWQPREALPGADNSQYFLLGYREKWAPGPDNAR; encoded by the coding sequence ATGAATATTCTTGGTCCGGATTATCTGGTATTTGGCGTCGATGACCTGGCGGGCTGCCGACAGTTTCTTCTCGACTACGGTTTACGCGAGCAGGAGAACGGTTTCTTTAGCGCGCTGGATGGCACCGGGGTGCTGCTGCGGGAGCGTGACGATCCATCGCTGCCCGCGGCGCTGCCCAGCGGCAGCCAGCTGCGGGAAACCGTCTATGGCGTGGCGGATAGCGCCACCCTTGAGGCGATCGCCGAGACGCTGCGCCGCGATCGCGAGGTGAAGCTCGGCGCCGACGGCGTGCTGCGCTGCGTCGATGATGCCGGCTTTGCCCTCGGGTTTCGCGTCAGCCAGCGCCAGCCGCTGCAGCGGGAAGGGGAGAAAATCAACGCCCCGGGGGATCGCGCCGGGCGGCCGGTCAACCAGACCGGGGCCAGCGCTGACATGGCGGCAGAGCCGCGCTCGCTCTCCCATGTGGTCTATTTTGTGCCGGACGCCGCGCGCGCGGAAGCCTTCTATCAACGGCTGGGCTTTGTCTGTACCGATCGCTTCACCCACGTTGGCCCCTTCCTGCGGCCCGCCGGCACTCAGGATCACCATACCCTGTTTCTGATCCAGGCCCCGCCGTTTATGACCGGTATTGAACACTTTACCTTTCATCTCGGCGGCCCCACCGAGCTGATGATGGCCGGCAGCCGCTTTCAGCAGAAGGGGTATCAGACCTTCTGGGGGCCGGGGCGCCATCAGCTGGGATCGAACTGGTTCTGGTACTTCAACAGCCCGCTCGGGTGTCACATCGAATACGACGCCGATATGGATCAGCACGATGACCACTGGCAGCCGCGCGAAGCGCTGCCGGGAGCCGATAACTCGCAATATTTCCTGCTGGGGTATCGCGAGAAGTGGGCCCCCGGTCCGGATAACGCCCGCTGA
- a CDS encoding LysR family transcriptional regulator, which produces MRYQHLDLNLLVALDVLLDEQNITRAAGRLHMTQSATSGVLNRLRTYFEDDLLTQVGRKMRPTPLAEELREPVRDVLMKIQTSIARRPVDEPATSKRHFRIMASDYVINVMLKDALQAVHLQAPNMTFEFFSPDAQSTGMLNRGELDIIVAPERFMAADHPAEALFDEEFVCLAWADNPHTGEALTLEAWQQLGHVSVVFGRERQPGLEGNLFAESGLSRRIEVVTHSYHCVPQLLIGTSRIATLHRRLAEQYAAMLPLRLFPVPVTLPVMREFIGWHRSLDNDPIFGWLKAKIVASAR; this is translated from the coding sequence ATGCGTTACCAACATCTTGATCTGAACTTACTGGTGGCACTGGATGTGTTACTCGATGAACAGAACATCACCCGCGCCGCGGGCCGGTTGCATATGACCCAGTCTGCCACCAGCGGGGTGCTCAACCGGCTACGCACCTACTTTGAGGACGATCTGCTCACCCAGGTGGGCAGAAAGATGCGGCCCACGCCGCTGGCGGAAGAGCTGCGGGAGCCGGTCCGCGACGTGCTGATGAAAATTCAGACCTCCATTGCCCGCCGGCCGGTGGATGAGCCGGCAACCAGTAAGCGCCATTTCCGCATTATGGCCTCGGATTACGTTATCAACGTGATGCTGAAGGATGCGCTGCAGGCGGTACACCTGCAGGCGCCGAATATGACCTTTGAGTTTTTCTCGCCGGACGCCCAGTCCACCGGCATGCTCAACCGCGGCGAGCTGGATATCATCGTGGCGCCGGAGCGTTTTATGGCCGCCGACCATCCCGCCGAAGCGCTGTTTGACGAAGAGTTTGTCTGCCTGGCCTGGGCGGACAATCCCCACACCGGCGAGGCGCTGACCCTTGAAGCTTGGCAACAGCTGGGGCACGTGTCGGTGGTCTTTGGCCGCGAGCGGCAGCCGGGGCTGGAGGGCAATCTGTTTGCCGAGTCGGGGCTGAGCCGCCGTATCGAGGTGGTGACCCACAGCTACCACTGCGTTCCGCAGCTGCTGATCGGCACCTCGCGGATCGCCACGCTGCACCGGCGGCTGGCGGAGCAGTACGCGGCGATGCTGCCGCTGCGTCTTTTCCCGGTCCCGGTGACGCTGCCGGTCATGCGCGAATTTATTGGCTGGCACCGCTCGCTGGATAACGATCCTATCTTCGGCTGGCTGAAAGCGAAAATCGTCGCCAGCGCACGCTAA
- a CDS encoding fumarylacetoacetate hydrolase family protein has translation MKLATRDNGERDGCLVVVSGDLTLMADAADIAPTLQQALEQAARVWPALQARYQALNARRYPAAQPYDPRRLLAPLPRAWQWLDGSAFLSHGERMQRAFHLPPIAGADQTPLMYQGSGDDFLAPHAGIVCRRVEDGLDFEGEFAVVVDEVPQGCSPQQALSCIRLIVLLNDISLRALAPREMQTGFGFIHAKPASAFAPVALTPDELGEAWQHGRAALTLQVTRNGEPFGCQSGSEMHFHFGELIAHAAQTRRLRAGTVVGSGTVSGPDASRGASCIAEVRAIEMLAFGEPRTPFLSPGERVTMEAHAPDGRPLFGVLDQHVVMLTE, from the coding sequence ATGAAACTGGCAACACGAGATAATGGTGAACGCGACGGCTGCCTGGTGGTGGTCTCGGGGGATTTGACGCTGATGGCCGATGCGGCGGATATCGCACCGACGCTTCAGCAGGCGCTGGAGCAGGCCGCGCGGGTCTGGCCTGCGCTGCAGGCGCGCTATCAGGCGCTCAATGCGCGCCGCTACCCGGCGGCGCAGCCCTATGATCCCCGGCGCCTGCTGGCGCCGCTGCCCCGCGCCTGGCAGTGGCTGGACGGTTCGGCCTTCCTCAGCCATGGCGAGCGCATGCAGCGGGCCTTTCATCTGCCGCCGATTGCCGGCGCCGACCAGACGCCGCTGATGTATCAGGGCAGCGGGGACGACTTTCTTGCCCCCCACGCCGGGATAGTCTGCCGCCGGGTCGAGGACGGTCTCGACTTTGAGGGCGAGTTCGCGGTGGTGGTGGACGAGGTGCCGCAGGGGTGCTCGCCGCAGCAGGCGCTGAGCTGTATCCGCCTGATCGTCTTGCTCAACGATATCAGTCTGCGGGCGCTGGCGCCGCGCGAGATGCAGACCGGGTTTGGTTTTATTCATGCCAAACCCGCCTCGGCCTTTGCGCCGGTGGCCCTTACCCCGGATGAACTGGGAGAGGCCTGGCAGCACGGGCGGGCGGCGCTGACGCTGCAGGTGACCCGCAATGGCGAGCCGTTTGGCTGCCAGTCGGGCAGCGAGATGCATTTCCATTTTGGCGAACTGATTGCCCATGCGGCGCAGACCCGCCGCCTGCGCGCCGGGACGGTGGTGGGTTCCGGTACGGTGTCCGGGCCGGACGCCAGCCGCGGCGCCAGCTGTATCGCCGAGGTGCGGGCCATAGAGATGCTGGCCTTCGGCGAGCCGCGCACGCCGTTTTTGTCCCCGGGGGAGCGGGTGACGATGGAAGCCCACGCCCCTGATGGCCGGCCGCTGTTTGGCGTGCTGGATCAACATGTTGTGATGTTAACGGAGTAA
- a CDS encoding FAD-dependent oxidoreductase, which yields MNINNVLIVGGGIGGLCTAIALRQAGVAVDVVEIQPQWRVYGVGIIQQNNVVREMQRLGVLERYLDAAWPFDSVSVHTLSGHQLASFPGQRLAGEQFPANVGISRLALHNVLCSTARELGVRLTTGESIDAFRQVDDAVEVSFSRGGQGRYDLLVGADGIYSRVRGMLYGERYRPRFTGQGVWRYNFPRPPEVDHLMCFMGESCNCGLVPLGEDLMYLFITSHEADNPRYARDQLAAEMRRRLPPGAGLPGSLREHIVNNDEVVYKPLEELFVDDPWYQGRVVLVGDAVHATTPHLGQGAGMAIEDAIVLREALQQTDSVAAALAHFDARRRPRCQQIWAASLQVGESEIHRDRHFDRQRAIGDMMTLTARPI from the coding sequence ATGAACATCAATAACGTATTAATCGTTGGCGGCGGCATCGGCGGTCTGTGCACCGCCATCGCCCTCCGCCAGGCCGGCGTCGCCGTCGACGTGGTGGAGATCCAGCCGCAGTGGCGGGTCTACGGCGTCGGTATCATTCAGCAGAACAATGTCGTGCGGGAAATGCAGCGGCTTGGGGTGCTGGAACGCTATCTGGACGCCGCCTGGCCGTTTGACAGCGTCTCAGTGCACACCCTGAGCGGCCACCAGCTGGCCAGCTTTCCCGGCCAGCGGCTGGCGGGTGAACAGTTCCCGGCTAACGTCGGCATCTCCCGCCTGGCCCTGCACAACGTCCTCTGTTCCACCGCCCGGGAGCTGGGGGTCCGACTGACCACTGGCGAGAGTATTGACGCCTTTCGTCAGGTTGACGATGCCGTGGAGGTGAGCTTCAGCCGCGGCGGCCAGGGGCGCTACGATCTGCTGGTAGGCGCCGACGGGATCTACTCCCGGGTGCGCGGCATGCTGTATGGCGAGCGCTATCGTCCCCGCTTTACCGGTCAGGGCGTTTGGCGCTACAACTTTCCGCGTCCGCCGGAGGTGGACCATCTGATGTGCTTTATGGGCGAGAGCTGCAACTGCGGGCTGGTGCCGCTGGGGGAAGATCTGATGTATCTGTTTATCACCTCCCACGAAGCGGATAACCCCCGCTACGCCCGCGACCAGCTGGCGGCAGAGATGCGCCGCCGTCTGCCGCCCGGCGCGGGGTTACCGGGGAGCCTGCGCGAGCATATCGTTAACAACGACGAGGTCGTCTATAAGCCGCTGGAGGAGCTATTCGTCGACGATCCCTGGTATCAGGGACGTGTCGTACTGGTGGGCGACGCGGTTCACGCTACCACCCCGCACCTCGGTCAGGGGGCGGGCATGGCGATTGAGGATGCCATCGTGCTGCGCGAAGCGCTGCAGCAGACCGACAGCGTCGCAGCCGCGCTGGCGCATTTTGACGCCCGCCGCCGGCCGCGCTGTCAGCAGATCTGGGCCGCCTCGCTGCAGGTGGGCGAGAGCGAGATCCACCGCGATCGCCATTTTGACCGCCAGCGGGCGATCGGCGATATGATGACCCTGACGGCGAGACCGATATAA